From the Synechococcus sp. HK01-R genome, one window contains:
- a CDS encoding aminotransferase class I/II-fold pyridoxal phosphate-dependent enzyme encodes MSAASPSGDRAEAQARAVVQAVREQQSASAAARTAGVASRLEKVLAAFAAERVGTQHFASLTGYGHGDQGREVLDRVFARVLGADKAAVRLQFVSGTHAIAAALFGVLRPGDRMLAITGRPYDTLEEVIGLRGAGQGSLAEFGVRYDERDLKADGSVDLQALDEALEQPTRLILIQRSCGYSWRPSLSIAAIEAVCQHIHARQPDCICFVDNCYGELVEEREPSEVGADLIAGSLIKNLGGTIAPTGGYVAGRADLVEQACCRLTAPGIGSEGGTGFDLHRLVLQGLFLAPQMVAEALIGADLVAGTFAALGYSVQPAAQAPRSDLIQAVQLGDPEALKVVCRSFQSCSPVGSYLDPVPAAMPGYASDLVMAGGTFIDGSTSEFSADAPLRPPYNLYVQGGTHRSHIELALIRALAALQTAGLVDLPHTG; translated from the coding sequence ATGTCCGCGGCCTCTCCCAGTGGAGACCGGGCTGAGGCGCAGGCCAGGGCCGTGGTTCAGGCCGTGCGGGAGCAGCAGTCGGCCTCCGCTGCTGCGCGGACGGCGGGGGTGGCAAGCCGTCTTGAAAAGGTCCTCGCTGCGTTTGCTGCTGAGCGGGTCGGCACCCAGCACTTCGCCTCGCTCACGGGCTACGGCCATGGAGATCAGGGTCGCGAGGTGCTGGATCGAGTCTTCGCCAGGGTGTTGGGGGCAGACAAGGCTGCGGTGCGTCTTCAGTTCGTGAGCGGCACCCATGCCATCGCGGCAGCTCTGTTTGGAGTGCTGCGCCCGGGTGATCGCATGTTGGCCATCACCGGTCGGCCCTACGACACCCTTGAAGAGGTGATCGGCTTGCGCGGTGCAGGCCAAGGCTCCCTGGCGGAGTTCGGTGTGCGTTACGACGAGCGGGATCTCAAGGCCGACGGCTCGGTCGACCTCCAGGCACTGGACGAAGCCTTAGAGCAGCCCACGCGCTTGATCCTGATTCAGCGCAGCTGTGGCTACAGCTGGAGACCGTCTCTTTCCATCGCTGCGATCGAAGCGGTTTGCCAGCACATTCACGCCCGTCAGCCCGATTGCATCTGTTTTGTTGACAACTGCTACGGCGAGTTGGTGGAGGAGCGGGAGCCATCCGAGGTCGGCGCGGATCTGATCGCTGGCTCATTGATCAAGAACCTTGGCGGCACCATCGCGCCCACCGGGGGGTATGTGGCCGGGCGCGCTGATCTGGTGGAACAGGCCTGCTGTCGGCTCACTGCCCCTGGCATCGGTAGCGAGGGGGGGACCGGTTTTGACTTGCATCGCTTGGTGCTGCAGGGTCTGTTTCTGGCGCCGCAGATGGTGGCCGAGGCCTTGATCGGTGCAGATCTGGTGGCTGGCACCTTTGCAGCCTTGGGGTATTCAGTGCAGCCGGCAGCGCAGGCACCCCGTAGCGATCTGATTCAAGCTGTCCAGCTGGGCGATCCCGAAGCGCTCAAGGTCGTGTGCAGGTCCTTTCAGTCCTGTTCGCCGGTCGGTTCCTATCTGGATCCTGTCCCTGCGGCGATGCCTGGTTATGCCAGTGATCTGGTGATGGCCGGTGGCACTTTCATCGATGGCAGCACCAGCGAGTTCTCGGCCGATGCACCCCTGCGCCCTCCCTACAACCTCTACGTGCAGGGCGGCACCCACCGCAGTCACATCGAGCTCGCCCTGATCCGGGCGCTCGCAGCCCTGCAAACGGCAGGACTGGTGGATCTACCCCACACTGGGTGA